Below is a window of Oceaniferula flava DNA.
GCCTGGGTGCTGCCAGAGAGGGAACAAAAGGAACAAGGGGTATTTACCGTCATCCATAATTACAGCGAGTCAATTCAAGTCTCTCAGAAAGCGAAGCGCAATGGTTTAATGCGTGCTTTGATCGGTAAAGCGAAGCCGAGTAAGAAAGGTGGAGTCGTTGGTGATTGGTCGCCGGTGGATGCCGCCAAGGATGCCGAAAAAATAATTGGGCACCTCGACGTGCTAGCGTTGGATGGCCGGACCTTCGATGCCGACCGTTGGGGCTATGACCACAGCGCCTCCAAGCTGGCTTCAAACGTGTTAGTCATAGCCTGCCACATGTATCGTGCAGGATTCACCGCTGAGGGAAACCGGATGGCTCAGAAGGTTCTTACGCTTTCGCCCTCGCCAACGATGGTGATCGATAACGTGGTGGGGGACCTTGCCGAGCAACAATATGCCGCTCTCGCTGAAGCTTTTTTTTCCAACAAAGATTGGCAAGCCTACCATGACGGCTTGGTGGCCTTGGAGAAGCGGTTCCCCAGAGGCTGGAGGGGTCGATTAGGGGTGAAGATTCTGTTGCCCAAAGTGGAGGCTAAAATCAATGGAGAACAGGCAAGCATGGCGCAGTTCAAAGGAGTGCGGCTGAAACCGGAAGCCGTTAAGATCCTCGATGCACTTCTTGCGCGCACCGATCCTATCCGCGTCAATCCTCGGCCCCTATGGCTAGTCGCCAAAGGAAACATGCAGGCTGAGAGAAACTACGGCGGAGAGGAGGTAGCTGAGGAATGGCTGCAAAAACTTTGCGCCATAGGAATGGATGGTTTCATTGCTCTGGCTGCAGTGGCCGCCGACGAAACATTGATCGCGACACACATTGGCGAGAGTTCCTCTAGTGCCTATTCGCAGATGCAGATGATGCGAGCGATGATGGGGTCGTCTTCAAATTCGATCGATGTCCAGGCTCTGACCGCCTACAACGCGATGCGGCGACCCTGTACCCGCGGAGAGATAGCTCGGCGCATTTTGATCAGCACGCTTCCTAACCCAGATAATGATTTGGAGCAAAAATCGGCCGAAGGGTTGCGCGATTTTGCCTATCAGTGGTGGCTTGAGCACCTTGCCGATTCCCGCTCGACACTGGCGCGGCATTTCATGGAAACTGGTGACGACGAGCAGCAGAGCATCGCTGTGCAAGTGCTGATATCCAGTGGCAATGATGCGGATTCGAAGTTGGTTGAGGAGTTTATCATGTCGGCTGAATCGTTATCGATGTCGCTCACCATGTTAGAGCCTTATTTGAAAGCGCGGCGCGGCAAGGCCAAGGATTTTTATAAGAAGTATTCCTCCTCCTTGCTCGATCAGGCGTCCGGTCAGGATGAGAGTTCTCTTCCATGGAGCATTCGCGAAGCCGGTGGCCTTGAAAAGTTTCTAAAGCGACTCTCCGTCTACGTCGAGGAAGTCAGCCCGGATAAGATTTTGGCCGATATGCGGTCTGGAAAAACCAGCCTACAAAATGGTATGGAGATGCTTAGCGCGGCAGTGGGCCCCGAGGGTATTTTCAAGCAATACCCAGCGCTCATCGAGATCGTCGCCGCACAAAAGAACCTCGCTGCGCAAACCGTGGTCCTCAGTGCATTGACCGAGCAGGTTTACACCGCGTATTACGAAATGGAGGAATCGACGCAGGCGGCACTTCAGCAGGAGCTTTTGGAACAACTTCCTGCTTCCAAGGAGGCTTGGGGAAAGTTGCTGACGAAGACGGAACAACCTAGCGACAGCAACGATCAACAAGCCTTGCGCAGCCTGCCATCGCTCGCCGTCTATGCCGCTTGGTCGATGGAGGCGATTTACTACCCTCAGCATGCGGAGTCACTGCAGGCGCTTCACCAATTGCTCGGCCCTCAGAAAATGGCGGAGTTCATTCTCACACGCGCCAAGCAGCTACTCGACGATCCAAAAACGGCCGATTTTCCTAGCCCCGATCAGGTGACCGAGGCCCGTAGGAAATCCATCCGCGAGGACCTCACTGCTTTCACGCCGCTTGAGGTGGCGAACTATCATCAGAAACTTACGTTGTCTGAAAAACTTGCCTGGCAAGAAATCTTGGCTGCTTACGGCGATGACATACCCGCTGGCGTTAGCGGACTGAGTAAGATGATTGTCGAGATAAGCTGGGCCAGGGCCCCTGATACGGATGCCGCTCACCAGAAAAAGTTGGGCGATCTTTTGCTCAACCAAGAACTTAATCAGAAGCTGATCGAGCAGTTATTGAATACGCTCTCCAAGAATGCTGAGCAAAATGCGCCCTATGTCTTCATGCTGCAGATGGGCGCTGGCACGGGCACCGGTATCACCTTGCATGCTTGGAGCGGTTTGCAGTCGCACTCATGGAAAACACGCATCATGGCAGAGGCCACCAGCAAGCTGAAAGAAGATCAGGCAACATCTCTCGCAGGTGTCTCGATTTATGAAAATCGTGATTGGCTAACAGGCATCAAGTTTATGCCGGCGCAAAATGATCAAGAGGAGGCAGAGCAGGTCAATAAGGTGATCAAAGCCATTGTCGAGAACGTCAAAAATGGAAGCAGGGCCAATATCATGTTCTTCACCGAGACTGCCAGTCATTTGAAAAAAGTTTCCGAGGAGAGTTCTCAGAAGCGACTTCTTCCTGCACCTTAAATTACATACTTAACAATCTATCCCCCTTCCAACACAGTTTTATTATGAGTGAATCCAAACCTCCCTCCGAACAATGGGAAAGCATCCAGAACTCCGTGGCCGAGATCCGCACGCAGACGGCGAAGGTCATCGTGGGTCAGGAAAAAGTCGTCGAGGAGATGCTCGTCTCCCTTCTCTGTAAAGGCCACTGTCTGCTCACCGGGGTGCCGGGGCTGGCTAAGACGTTGTTAGTGTCGACGCTGGGCACGATTCTTGGTCTCAAGTTCCAGCGGATTCAGTTCACACCTGACCTGATGCCCACCGATATCGTCGGCTCTGAAATCCTCCAGACCGGCGACGGTGCAGGGCGTGGGTTTGAGTTCGTGCCGGGCCCTATTTTTGCCAACTTGATCCTCGCCGATGAGGTTAACCGGACACCTCCCAAAACTCAGGCTGCTTTGTTAGAGGCGATGCAGGAAAAGCAGGTCACCGTCGCAGGTCAGACTCGAAACCTGGACGAGCCCTTCATCGTTTTTGCCACCCAGAACCCCATCGAACACGAAGGCACCTATCCTCTGCCCGAGGCGCAGTTAGACCGATTCTTTTTCAACGTCATGATCGATTATCCGACCATCGAGGAGGAGGAAGAAGTCATCCGCCGGACCACTGGCCGCAGCACCGACTCTGCCGATCCTATTCTGGATGCCGCCGGAGTGATCGCGCTGCAGGACGCCACACTCGATGTGCCTCTGCCGGATAATGTGGTGAAATACATCCTTCAGACGGTGCACAAATCACGCCCTAACACTGCCGCCGCCAGCGACTTCGTGAACAACTACGTCGACTACGGTGCCGGCCCGCGTGCTTCGCAATGTTTGGCTCGCGCCGCCCGTGCACTGGCGCTGCTGCGAGGTCGTAGCACCGCCTCGGTGGAGGAGGTGCGCGATGTCGCGCTGCCGATTCTTCGCCACCGCGTGATCCCTAACTACAATGCCACCGGTGAAGGTGTCAGCGTGGAAAACGTCATCAGTGAGCTTCTGAAGGACTAGTCTGCATGGCTGATACGCACTACAAATACATCCGCCCGGAGGACATCCGCCGCCTGAGCCACTACGAGTTCGGGGTCAAGGCGCTGGTGGAAGGGTATTTGTCCGGTCGCCACCGGTCGAAGGATCGTGGTGCGTCCATCGAGTTCCACGAATACCGCCAATACACTCCAGGCGATGATTTGTCGTTGATCGATTGGCGAGTCTTCGCCCGCACCGATCGGCATTACCTCAAG
It encodes the following:
- a CDS encoding AAA family ATPase, which translates into the protein MSESKPPSEQWESIQNSVAEIRTQTAKVIVGQEKVVEEMLVSLLCKGHCLLTGVPGLAKTLLVSTLGTILGLKFQRIQFTPDLMPTDIVGSEILQTGDGAGRGFEFVPGPIFANLILADEVNRTPPKTQAALLEAMQEKQVTVAGQTRNLDEPFIVFATQNPIEHEGTYPLPEAQLDRFFFNVMIDYPTIEEEEEVIRRTTGRSTDSADPILDAAGVIALQDATLDVPLPDNVVKYILQTVHKSRPNTAAASDFVNNYVDYGAGPRASQCLARAARALALLRGRSTASVEEVRDVALPILRHRVIPNYNATGEGVSVENVISELLKD